A genomic window from Camelina sativa cultivar DH55 chromosome 2, Cs, whole genome shotgun sequence includes:
- the LOC104711955 gene encoding mediator of RNA polymerase II transcription subunit 12 isoform X2, producing the protein MQRYHAANCTSAVNNSAIGGASARDSGRADSSSIGNYSLNSRRPPPLTPYKLKCEKDGLNSRLGPPDFHPPTSSSPEENLTKEYVQLGYKETVDGLKEAEEIILSQVNTFSKPVVLKCKEAVRKCLRAINESRALKRKAGQVYGVPLSGSLLCKPGFPEQRSCGEETKKKWIESLSQQHKRLRCLADNIPGYRRKTLFEVLIRNNVPLLRATWFIKVTYLNQVRPSPAAISSGTPDKTQASRCEQWTKDVIEYLQYLLDELLSRNSSFPAQQTRDRSPQMLYTGSVQKISPASASLYGEETSLHFKWWYMVRLLQWHHAEGLLFPNLIVDWVLRLLQEKEVFEILQLLLPIVYGVLESIVLSQTYVQSLVAIAVRFIQEPAPGGSDLVDNSRRAYTLSALIEMVRYLVLAASDTFVASDCFPLPPPVTARGPNDVSYTSKAYDNLKSNSAEISTQVQGRGVDSRFEFLSFDYTISTIQRSADDLAKIASAGYPQHNVAKAVQALDKALSDGDIRAAYSYLFEDLCNGAVDETWIAEVSPCLRSSLRWIGAISTSFVCSVFFLIEWATCDFRDFRAGVPKDIKFSGRKDCSQVYLVIQLLKQKILGGEFAARRGKNRRSNFLNVSKPSSPMDAFESPGPLHDIIVCWIDQHEVHRGGAKRLQLLVFELIRSGIFNPIAYVRQLIVSGMIDVIQPAVDPERRMRHHRILKQLPGCFVHETLEEAQIFGGDKLSEAVRTYSNERRLLLRELLVKKGKYSNKLILSDQKSKKNSSSLPSVVFRTCNAMADSEGPHKHTKSSVDIRELKERISALLQFPGMSYGVKNPMRDEFQSSVKRSSGSVYSKIYQPEATPGCEDCRRAKRQKMSDEKSSCYQGNSPIASDEEDNWWIKKGLKTLESSLKVDPQIELTKQVPRGRQKMARKTQSLAQLQAARIEGSQGASTSHVCDNKVSCPHHGPGVEGENHKVVDVFRTSTSVDIVSVGKSLKQLQFVDKRSIAVWLTTLVRQLVEEPEKSSVKVGQFNRGTPVEEKSTSRWKLGVDELSTILFLLDISLDFVSVVKFLFWLLPKANSSPSFAVQGGRNLLIMPRNVANNMCEIGEAILVSSLRRYENILLSADLVPEAMTALMNRAASLMSSNGKISGSAALVYARYILKRYGSLPSVVEWHNNFKATCEKRLLSELDHTRSGNGEYGIPLGVPAGVDNPDDYIRKKISIGGTRPSRVGYNMRDVVQRHVEEATNYLRKLIGTGTVKASLAEKNDDGYQVAQQIVVGLMDCIRQTGGAAQEGDPTLVSSAVSAIINSVGLSMARISDFSLGTIHQTHPSGIDSSNIARYILQIHITCLCLLKEALGERQSRVFEIALATESSTALAGAFSPGKGSRGQHQLSPESYDSNANNSTNDMPNGTSKIAASRATKLTAAVSALVIGSITHGVITLERIVGLLRLKEYLDFVQFVRRTKSSSNGNARSMGASKVESPIEVYVHWFRLLVGNCKTVSEGLVLELVGESSVVAISRMQRMLPLKLVFPPAYSIIAFVLWRPFVLNNNSNSSVHEDTHRLYQSLTIAFHDVIKHLPFRDVCLRDTQGLYELIVADSTDADFASVFESIGLDMHLKSVAFAPLRARLFLNSIIDCKVPSSGYSHEGVSEAKNRHQGNGAKLVDKLVSVLDCLQPAKFHWQWVELRLLLNEQALTEKLENHDMPLADAIRSSCPTSEKPEASENEKNFIQILLTRLLVRPDAVPLFSEVVHLFGRSVEESMLKQAEWFLAGQDVLFGRKTIRQKLIIVGESKGLPTKPQFWKPWGWCSNSSSDPITGNKADKKRKLETTSIEEGEVIEEGSGSKKVLLPRALDENSPTVGYGITTERAFVQLVLPCIDQSSDESRSTFVNELVRQFSNIEQQLSSVTNRSTTNNKHMATASSGSEISSNKGSTRKGLRGGSPSMARRSSTNTTDTAPPPSPVALRASMSLRLQFLLRLLPVICGEPSFRNTRHALASTIVRLLGSRVVYEDYAVCSPRSDPSKVETDSTLDPSAMADLSSEVLFDRLLFVLHGLLSNHQPNWLKPRPLSSESSKDFTLFDRDAAESLQNELSRMQLPDTIRWRIQAAMPILFSSLRCSLSCQPHSVPPTAVTLVQPSGSGGGGPIQRNSPALPKTGTAAAQGKLKQTMLSPPQQQEVDNTDVVDPWTLLEDGTSSGLSSSNVSNSSDMANLRATCWLKGAVRVRRTDLTYVGSVDDDS; encoded by the exons ATGCAAAGGTATCATGCTGCCAACTGCACTAGTGCAGTCAATAATAGTGCTATAGGTGGTGCATCCGCTAGGGACTCAGGACGAGCTGATTCCTCTTCGATTGGAAACTACTCGCTTAACTCCAG GAGGCCACCTCCATTGACACCCTACAAGTTGAAGTGTGAGAAGGACGGTCTGAACTCTCG ATTAGGACCGCCTGATTTTCATCCTCCAACATCAAGTTCGCCTGAAGAAAATCTGACCAAAGAGTATGTTCAACTTGGATACAAGGAAACTGTTGATGGACTTAAG GAAGCCGAAGAGATTATATTGTCCCAGGTCAATACTTTCTCGAAGCCTGTGGTCCTAAAGTGCAAAGAG GCCGTCAGAAAGTGTCTTAGAGCTATCAATGAATCTCGTGCACTCAAGCGCAAG GCTGGTCAAGTTTATGGGGTGCCTCTCTCTGGTTCGCTTCTATGTAAGCCTGGATTTCCAGAACAGAGATCATGTGGGgaggagacaaagaaaaaatggatCGAG AGTTTATCGCAACAGCACAAAAGATTACGCTGTTTGGCTGATAACATTCCTGGATATAGGAGAAAAACCTTATTTGAAGTCCTTATTAGAAACAACGTCCCGTTATTGAGAGCTACTTGGTTTATAAAAGTGACTTATCTCAATCAG GTGCGACCTAGTCCTGCTGCTATTTCTTCAGGAACACCTGACAAGACACAAGCTTCTCGGTGTGAACAATGGACAAAAGATGTTATTGAATATTTGCAATACCTCTTGGATGAACTTTTGTCACGGAATAGCTCATTTCCTGCTCAGCAAACTAGAGATAGGTCACCGCAGATGCTTTATACAGGATCAGTGCAAAAGATTAGTCCAGCATCAGCAAGCCTTTATGGGGAGGAAACATCTCTGCATTTTAAATGGTGGTATATGGTGCGTCTTCTACAATGGCACCATGCCGAAGGGCTTCTTTTTCCTAATCTCATTGTTGATTGGGTTCTCCGGCTCTTACAG GAGAAGGAGGTCTTTGAAATTTTGCAGTTGCTACTCCCCATCGTGTATGGTGTTTTAGAGAGCATTGTTCTCTCTCAGACATATGTACAGAGTCTTGTAGCTATTGCTGTCCGTTTCATTCAGGAACCTGCTCCTGGTGGATCTGATCTTGTTGATAACTCTCGAAGAGCTTATACTCTCTCTGCGCTAATTGAGATGGTTCGCTACTTGGTACTTGCTGCATCCGACACGTTTGTTGCTTCGGATTgctttcctcttcctcctcctgtAACAGCACGTGGACCCAATGATGTGAGCTATACGTCAAAGGCTTATGACAATCTGAAAAGTAATTCTGCAGAGATTTCTACCCAGGTTCAAGGAAGAGGAGTTGATTCCCGGTTTGAGTTCCTTTCTTTTGATTATACCATTTCAACCATTCAAAGAAGTGCAGATGATTTGGCAAAGATAGCTAGCGCTGGTTATCCTCAACATAATGTGGCTAAAGCTGTTCAGGCCTTGGATAAAGCTTTGTCAGATGGAGATATCAGAGCTGCTTACAGTTATCTCTTTGAGGACCTTTGCAATGGAGCCGTTGATGAGACCTGGATAGCTGAAGTGAGTCCATGCTTAAGATCATCTCTTAGATGGATTGGCGCTATTAGCACATCCTTTGTTTGCTCCGTTTTTTTCCTTATTGAATGGGCGACATGTGATTTTAGAGATTTCCGCGCTGGTGTGCCTAAAGATATCAAGTTCTCTGGCAGAAAAGATTGTTCTCAGGTGTATTTAGTCATTCAGCTTCTGAAGCAAAAGATTCTGGGTGGAGAATTCGCAGCTCGCAGAGGAAAGAATCGTCGCAGCAATTTTCTTAATGTTTCTAAACCTAGCAGTCCGATGGATGCATTTGAAAGTCCGGGGCCATTACATGATATCATAGTCTGTTGGATTGATCAGCATGAGGTACACAGGGGGGGAGCAAAACGCTTACAATTGCTGGTATTTGAACTTATACGTTCTGGAATCTTTAATCCCATAGCATATGTGAGACAACTTATAGTTAGTGGGATGATCGATGTGATTCAACCTGCTGTTGATCCTGAAAGGAGAATGAGACACCATCGCATATTGAAACAGCTACCTGGGTGTTTTGTACATGAAACCTTAGAGGAAGCTCAGATCTTTGGAGGGGATAAGCTTTCCGAGGCTGTGAGAACTTATTCTAATGAACGCCGCCTTCTTCTTCGAGAGTTACTTGTTAAGAAAGGTAAATATTCCAATAAATTAATTCTGTCTGATCAGAAGTCAAAGAAAAATTCCTCTTCCCTTCCGTCTGTTGTTTTTCGGACGTGTAATGCCATGGCCGATAGTGAGGGACCTCACAAACATACCAAGAGTAGTGTGGATATTAGGGAACTTAAGGAGCGTATATCAGCTCTACTGCAGTTTCCAGGTATGTCATATGGTGTGAAAAATCCAATGCGAGATGAATTTCAAAGTAGTGTTAAGAGATCAAGTGGATCTGTGTATAGCAAGATTTACCAACCAGAAGCTACACCAGGGTGTGAAGACTGTAGAAgagcaaaaagacaaaaaatgaGCGATGAAAAGAGCTCTTGCTATCAAGGGAATTCACCAATTGcatcagatgaagaagataactGGTGGATCAAGAAAGGTTTAAAAACTCTGGAGTCTTCGCTGAAGGTTGATCCTCAGATAGAGTTAACTAAGCAAGTACCACGGGGTAGGCAGAAGATGGCACGCAAGACACAGTCGCTGGCTCAACTACAAGCTGCTAGGATTGAAGGTAGCCAGGGCGCTTCAACAAGTCATGTTTGCGATAATAAAGTAAGCTGTCCTCATCATGGCCCTGGAGTGGAAGGAGAGAATCATAAAGTGGTTGATGTGTTTAGAACTTCTACCTCTGTGGATATTGTATCTGTTGGAAAATCTTTGAAGCAGCTACAGTTTGTTGATAAGCGGTCTATTGCAGTTTGGCTAACAACTCTGGTTCGGCAACTTGTTGAAGAGCCCGAAAAGAGCAGTGTGAAAGTTGGGCAGTTCAATAGAGGTACTCCAGTTGAGGAGAAGAGCACAAGTAGGTGGAAGCTTGGGGTCGATGAGCTATCTACTATATTATTTCTCTTGGATATCTCTCTTGACTTTGTTTCAGTggttaaatttcttttttggcTGTTGCCAAAGGCCAACAGTAGCCCAAGTTTTGCCGTTCAGGGTGGAAGAAACCTTCTAATTATGCCAAGGAATGTTGCAAACAACATGTGTGAGATAGGGGAGGCTATTTTAGTATCATCACTGAGGAG GTATGAAAATATTCTACTTTCAGCAGATCTTGTTCCTGAGGCCATGACAGCTTTGATGAACCGTGCTGCATCACTTATGTCCAGTAATGGAAAAATTTCTGGATCAGCAGCCTTAGTTTATGCTCGCtatattttgaaaagatatGGAAGTCTTCCCAGTGTTGTGGAATGGCATAACAATTTCAAAGCAACATGCGAAAAGAGACTTCTCTCTGAACTAGATCATACGCGATCAGGAAATGGTGAGTATGGGATCCCCCTTGGAGTTCCCGCAGGAGTTGATAATCCAGATGACTATATACGTAAAAAAATCAGCATTGGCGGTACACGTCCTTCAAGAGTGGGTTATAATATGCGAGACGTTGTGCAACGACATGTTGAAGAGGCGACTAATTATCTCAGAAAACTCATTGGTACTGGTACTGTGAAGGCCTCACTTGCTGAGAAAAACGATGACGGGTATCAGGTGGCTCAACAAATTGTAGTTGGACTAATGGACTGCATTAGACAGACTGGCGGTGCAGCTCAAGAGGGTGATCCCACTTTGGTTTCTTCTGCGGTTTCTGCAATTATAAACAGTGTAGGCCTTTCGATGGCAAGGATTTCAGATTTCTCTTTGGGAACCATTCATCAGACTCATCCATCTGGCATCGATTCATCTAATATTGCACGATACATTTTGCAAATTCATATAACCTGTCTATGCCTTCTAAAGGAAGCTCTTGGAGAGCGTCAAAGCCGAGTGTTTGAAATAGCACTTGCAACAGAAAGTTCCACTGCTCTTGCTGGAGCTTTTTCCCCTGGGAAGGGATCCCGAGGTCAGCATCAGTTATCTCCTGAATCCTATGATTCAAATGCGAACAATTCAACAAATGATATGCCGAATGGTACTAGCAAAATAGCGGCGAGCAGAGCAACAAAACTTACTGCAGCTGTATCTGCACTTGTTATAGGTTCTATCACACATGGTGTTATAACCCTTGAAAGGATTGTTGGTCTGCTGAGACTAAAGGAGTACCTAGATTTTGTTCAGTTTGTAAGGCGTACAAAATCAAGTTCTAATGGCAATGCGAGGTCCATGGGAGCGTCTAAAGTGGAAAGCCCTATTGAAGTGTATGTACATTGGTTCAGACTCCTTGTTGGTAACTGCAAAACTGTTTCGGAAGGGCTGGTTTTGGAGCTTGTGGGAGAATCTTCCGTGGTGGCTATATCACGCATGCAGCGCATGCTTCCGCTGAAATTGGTCTTCCCACCAGCTTATTCAATTATTGCGTTTGTTCTATGGAGGccttttgttttgaataataacTCTAACTCCAGCGTCCATGAAGACACTCACCGCCTTTATCAGTCTTTGACAATAGCCTTCCATGATGTTATTAAGCACCTTCCTTTCCGAGACGTGTGTTTGAGAGACACCCAGGGACTTTATGAACTGATCGTTGCTGATTCCACAGATGCTGATTTTGCGTCGGTATTTGAATCGATTGGTTTGGATATGCACTTGAAATCTGTGGCCTTTGCTCCTCTTCGAGCGCGTCTTTTCTTAAATTCCATTATTGATTGTAAGGTGCCATCCTCTGGTTATTCCCATGAAGGAGTTAGTGAAGCAAAAAACCGACACCAGGGAAATGGAGCAAAGCTTGTGGACAAGCTTGTATCTGTATTAGATTGCCTGCAACCTGCAAAATTTCACTGGCAGTGGGTGGAACTCAGGTTGCTTCTAAATGAGCAAGCCCTAACTGAGAAACTCGAAAATCACGATATGCCTTTGGCAGATGCAATACGATCTTCCTGTCCTACCTCTGAGAAGCCTGAGGCCTCTGAGAATGAGAAAAATTTCATTCAAATCCTCCTCACAAGGTTATTGGTTAGACCTGACGCGGTCCCACTTTTCTCAGAAGTGGTTCATCTCTTTGGTAGATCGGTTGAGGAATCTATGTTGAAGCAAGCGGAATGGTTTCTAGCAGGCCAAGATGTTCTTTTTGGACGAAAAACAATCAGACAAAAACTGATTATTGTAGGTGAAAGCAAAGGACTTCCCACTAAACCTCAGTTTTGGAAACCTTGGGGTTGGTGCAGCAACTCCAGTTCTGATCCTATTACGGGAAACAAGGCAGATAAGAAAAGGAAGTTGGAAACTACTTCTATTGAAGAAGGGGAAGTGATCGAGGAAGGGTCAGGTTCAAAAAAGGTATTGTTACCCCGGGCATTGGATGAGAATAGTCCCACTGTTGGCTATGGGATTACAACTGAGAGGGCTTTTGTTCAGCTAGTGCTTCCATGCATAGACCAAAGCTCTGATGAATCTCGCAGTACCTTTGTGAATGAGTTGGTTAGACAGTTTAGCAATATTGAGCAGCAATTAAGTTCAGTTACCAACCGCAgtacaacaaacaacaagcacATGGCAACTGCTTCTTCTGGGTCTGAGATTTCATCAAATAAAGGAAGCACCCGGAAGGGCCTTCGCGGTGGCAGCCCTAGTATGGCAAGAAGATCCTCAACCAATACTACTGACACTGCGCCGCCGCCTTCCCCTGTTGCTTTGAGAGCTTCTATGTCTTTACGGTTACAATTTCTTTTAAGATTACTGCCTGTCATCTGCGG GGAACCTTCGTTTAGGAACACAAGACATGCACTTGCGTCTACAATAGTTCGTTTGCTTGGAAGCCGAGTTGTTTATGAAGATTATGCTGTATGCTCTCCTCGTAGTGACCCATCAAAGGTGGAGACAGATTCAACATTAGATCCTTCTGCCATGGCAGATCTCTCTAGTGAAGTCTTATTTGACCGGTTACTGTTTGTACTCCATGGGCTGTTAAGCAATCACCAGCCAAATTGGCTAAAGCCAAGGCCTCTCTCTAGTGAATCATCCAAAGACTTTACCTTGTTTGACCGCGATGCAGCAGAGAGCTTACAG AATGAGCTTTCGCGGATGCAGTTACCAGACACCATTAGATGGCGGATACAAGCAGCGATGCCcatccttttttcttctctacgCTGTTCTCTCTCGTGCCAGCCTCATTCTGTTCCGCCAACCGCAGTCACACTTGTTCAACCTTCTGGATCTGGTGGTGGTGGACCCATTCAAAGAAACTCCCCTGCCTTACCGAAAACTGGAACTGCAGCAGCGCAAGGGAAGCTGAAGCAGACAATGTTGTCACCACCTCAACAACAAGAAGTAGACAACACAGATGTGGTTGACCCATGGACGCTTCTCGAAGATGGGACAAGTTCAGGTCTATCAAGCAGCAACGTTTCAAATAGCAGTGACATGGCCAATCTTCGAGCCACCTGTTGGCTGAAAGGTGCAGTGAGGGTCAGACGGACTGATCTGACTTATGTTGGTTCAGTAGACGACGACAGCTGA